In the genome of Cryptomeria japonica chromosome 8, Sugi_1.0, whole genome shotgun sequence, one region contains:
- the LOC131032387 gene encoding universal stress protein PHOS32 codes for MGKKLVGVGLDFSANGEYAMDWALQNLTREGDEVIVIHVKGDGVDEGEGFLWKDSGAPCIPLREMEEAVITGKYGIQWKAALVEELNSAAQQKGLDICVKVYWGDPKQKLCSAVTDLGLNLLVVGSRGLGAFKKVFLGSVSDYVVSNAVCPITVVKSPSLRERERTWEKDGLSSNCMENKETAWKIRRKLDLASNCMENKEIGSPINLLKEWFMK; via the exons ATGGGGAAGAAGCTTGTTGGTGTGGGTCTGGACTTCTCAGCAAATGGTGAGTATGCAATGGATTGGGCACTGCAAAATCTGACAAGAGAGGGAGATGAAGTTATTGTGATACATGTGAAGGGTGATGGTGTTGATGAAGGTGAAGGGTTTCTGTGGAAGGACAGTGGGGCTCCATGTATTCCTTTAAGGGAAATGGAAGAGGCTGTAATCACAGGAAAGTATGGAATTCAGTGGAAAGCTGCACTGGTTGAGGAGCTGAATTCTGCTGCACAGCAGAAAGGGCTGGACATTTGTGTGAAGGTTTATTGGGGTGACCCAAAACAGAAACTGTGCAGTGCAGTCACAGATCTTGGTTTGAATCTGCTGGTTGTGGGGAGCAGAGGACTTGGGGCCTTCAAGAAGGTTTTCTTGGGGAGTGTCAGTGATTATGTTGTCAGTAATGCTGTGTGCCCCATTACTGTTGTCAAGTCTCCATCATTAAGGGAAAGGGAAAGGACATGGGAGAAGGATGGATTAT CAAGCAACTGCATGGAAAATAAGGAAACTGCATGGAAAATAAGAAGGAAATTGGATCTCGCAAGCAACTGCATGGAAAATAAGGAAATTGGATCTCCCATTAACTTGTTGAAGGAGTGGTTTATGAAATGA